One Nonomuraea angiospora DNA segment encodes these proteins:
- the ddaH gene encoding dimethylargininase: MPKHFLMCRPDYFTVEYAINPWMDPEAGADRDLAVRQWEGLKAAYEELGHQVSLIDPIEGLPDMVFAANGALVVDGRVYGARFAHAERGPEGPAYLRWFTERGYPAREPLHVNEGEGDFLTLDDVILAGTGFRTDVVAHQEAQEFLGRPVISLTLVDPRFYHLDTALFPLDGRNVAYYPEAFSEGSRKVLRKMFPDALIATADDAEVLGLNAVSDGRNVIINAEASNLQLELKRRGYEVIPVDLSELRKAGGGPKCCTLEIRGEN, encoded by the coding sequence ATGCCCAAACACTTCCTGATGTGCCGTCCGGACTACTTCACGGTCGAGTACGCGATCAACCCGTGGATGGACCCCGAGGCCGGTGCGGACCGCGACCTGGCGGTCCGGCAGTGGGAGGGCCTGAAGGCGGCGTACGAGGAGCTCGGGCACCAGGTCAGCCTGATCGACCCGATCGAGGGGCTGCCCGACATGGTCTTCGCCGCCAACGGCGCGCTGGTCGTGGACGGCCGCGTCTACGGCGCCCGGTTCGCCCACGCCGAGCGCGGCCCCGAGGGCCCCGCCTACCTGCGGTGGTTCACCGAGCGCGGCTACCCGGCGCGCGAGCCGCTGCACGTCAACGAGGGCGAGGGCGACTTCCTCACGCTCGACGACGTCATCCTGGCCGGCACGGGCTTCCGCACGGACGTGGTGGCGCACCAGGAGGCACAGGAGTTCCTGGGCCGCCCGGTGATCTCCCTGACGTTGGTGGACCCGCGCTTCTACCACCTGGACACGGCGCTGTTCCCGCTCGACGGGCGCAATGTCGCGTACTACCCGGAGGCGTTCTCCGAGGGCAGCAGGAAGGTGCTGCGCAAGATGTTCCCGGACGCGTTGATCGCGACCGCCGACGACGCCGAGGTGCTCGGTTTGAACGCGGTCAGCGACGGCAGGAACGTCATCATCAACGCCGAGGCGTCGAACCTGCAGCTGGAGCTCAAGCGGCGCGGCTACGAGGTCATCCCCGTGGACCTGTCAGAGCTGCGCAAGGCAGGCGGCGGACCCAAGTGCTGCACACTGGAGATCAGGGGGGAGAACTGA
- a CDS encoding Lrp/AsnC family transcriptional regulator — MELDRLDRDIIAALVEDARATFADIGHQVGLSASAVKRRVDRLRETGAITGFSARVAPQALGWTTEAYVELFCQGKTKPSDIALAVAKFPEVVGAATITGEADALLHIRATDVRHVERVIERIAAESFVVRTKSSIVLSRLVDAPPGTTVPEPRNGSPAQL; from the coding sequence GTGGAACTGGACCGGCTCGATCGTGACATCATCGCGGCGCTCGTTGAGGACGCCCGCGCGACCTTCGCGGACATCGGACACCAGGTGGGGCTGAGCGCGTCGGCGGTCAAGCGCCGGGTGGACCGGTTGCGCGAGACGGGGGCGATCACCGGGTTCAGCGCGAGGGTGGCGCCGCAGGCGCTCGGCTGGACGACCGAGGCGTACGTGGAGCTGTTCTGCCAGGGCAAGACCAAGCCGTCGGACATCGCGCTGGCCGTGGCGAAGTTCCCCGAGGTGGTGGGGGCGGCCACGATCACGGGCGAGGCGGACGCGCTGCTGCACATCAGGGCCACGGACGTGCGCCACGTGGAGCGGGTGATCGAGCGCATCGCGGCGGAGTCGTTCGTGGTGCGGACCAAGAGCTCCATCGTGCTCTCGCGGCTCGTGGACGCACCTCCCGGCACCACCGTTCCGGAGCCGCGCAACGGATCGCCTGCCCAGCTCTGA